A genome region from Perca fluviatilis chromosome 20, GENO_Pfluv_1.0, whole genome shotgun sequence includes the following:
- the LOC120549102 gene encoding autophagy-related protein 2 homolog B-like isoform X1 — translation MPWPFSESIKKRACRYLLHRYLGNFLQEKLSLDQLSLDLYQGTGSLAQVPLDKWSLNELLETADAPFEVIAGFIQTISLTVPWAALLHENCALEVKGLEMVLRPRPRVASGTEPMYWSSFMTSSMQLAKECLSQKLTDDMGESFQPFEGLEKFAETIETVLRRVKVTFLDTVLRVEHIPENSKTGIALEIRIKKIVYCDETDEESSSVNVHQPTTFAHKNLQMEGITVFWDEFSDVSRAGCKSSPTPTETEPKLSPSWNPKIICEPHPQFTEPVSSTTPFEPVQVGSLSGKIELSLTLKNNLAMPGAKLDVVGHIDTLIILLSPRQVHLLLDLCGAFSGGGAQEWAKDRKSRPIQQEDEYRLHMELNRCLKKDTTVAGMDPDLFESQTTRTVSSRDDVFFSMADMDMSHSLSSLPPLGEPPTVDLDLSLNSNYSASPGESPSGNATALWDDYMDVPRQREKQTKETPIHSRDSQLPQKLLRQTSHPSKTHGDESRPELVLKLTLSSLAVSVLHIDPLPPPDAAPSPLGPMASHFFSMLGPGQLAPAAFLQSRTVFNQACPHDHLRFLGQGLKINYEHCQGSSLRTFSTDVSLNQMEFLECLFPSEAVSGGSQRGIQYTELLTFDTTASADASLTTCLHLLYKQAERRGPQGGQVRLSTIPRKAEIQVELGPVHSELDISIVDRLNSLLQPQKLATTELMASHMYTSYNKHVSLHKAFAEVFLDDSHTPTNCHVSLTVNAPLLGLAIHFPIPDLRSDQERGPWFKKSLQKEVLYLELEDLEVKTEFMGGSSPDQTKMELTFRELIGKFQEDPDQPAARFLRVSHTMDGDMTTSDSVKFDWPRVVLKMNPTAVHSILERVTAEDDEGAEDHSLEEEEEEGAAHSLKDVCDFGKPEPSPFSSRRVMYENEEMIIPGDVAEMTEFQEKTMNNSRFILELCFPNVQLVLPNKAFYEKLHNRINNDLLLWEPTAPSPVETVESMPYGVGLSVASQLINTYSKDSFSQFRSTGPEEDTSGSEEETMHYYSPASDLGLRSRKKKKPRAQSKTSQSLFSVIISVNHGLVALQTNAKKEDKTVLKNKHGEFWLEVKNAVLFSVTQYEGYKDQHYICFHTSNICMYHQGLVDGGTSISEVKLPCRTHPHWLEPTIYQSETSPERSSTPSEGIGLEARSMVSVAVKISSQNAERNVKEFLVAVGVRGATLQHRVVPPGLGWYDQIVDFLNVSDEPVLGYAPPTSVTTLHLHLWSCSLDYRPLYLPLRSLLVVETFSISSSVSLDLSSSTLRIILDEAALFLSDKSNAVSVNLVRDYVQVVDMGTLELRITAVKPGVDRKLSEPRFELRCSSDVIHIRTCSDSCAALMNLIQYVASYGDLLPPAEPEAKHSSTTQRTKAEFPSRPTSQTLLLAETEQQMLQDLMSEAMEETDGQHAPGLQQNGAHEVRNQDHDPPRSDLFLFPDESGALNQDSSPTYPMLHSPLITPVPNLTQETDDFCILETPGSRGEDLDQEPVVKQLTSDPVEIRDDYFSQPLYGSDSSRGAMNFPIPEVRYLIKEISVIWHLYGGKDFGSAAFTASPARSRGSTPHSSPSQTPVRQAKASGHAGGGRGRNPDVLMEIQLSKVRFQHEVYPHAQVASGPATDQPVSRQVFVVQDLEIRDRLATSQMNKFLYLYSSKEMPRKAHSNMLTVKALHMCPESGQAPQECCLRVSLMPLRLNIDQDALFFLKDFFTSLATEVEFFSPPAQEAICVSTKKAAAPEISCSFSKHAGIGQDPAPIISVPAQRRLSHNGFSTSGREEVNDNEASAPSFTDQPIFFREFRFTSEVPIRLDYHGKHVAMEQGTFAGIIIGLTQLNCSELKLRRLCYRQGLLGVDKLFSYAINEWLNDIKKNQLPGLLGGVGPIHSLVQLVQGFRDLVWLPIEQYRKDGRIVRGFQRGTASFGTSTAMAALELTNRMVRTIQAAAETAYDMVSPVPDERDTKRIKRFSHYGLAHQPVDLREGVAKAYTVVKEGITDTALTIYDTATREHEQRGMTGAVGGVLRQLPPAVVKPLIMATEATSNVLGGMRNQIHPDARQEESQKWRQGEE, via the exons ATGCCTTGGCCATTTTCTGAGTCCATCAAGAAGCGGGCCTGCAGATACCTCCTGCATCGGTACCTTGGCAACTTTCTGCAGGAGAAGCTGAGCTTGGATCAGCTCAGTTTAGACCTCTATCAAGGCACTGGATCACTTGCACAAGTGCCATTGGATAAATGG TCACTCAATGAACTCCTAGAGACAGCAGATGCCCCCTTTGAGGTCATCGCTGGGTTCATCCAGACAATTTCTCTAACTGTTCCATGGGCAGCCCTACTTCATGAAAACTGTGCCCTAGAGGTCAAGGGTTTGGAGATGGTGCTCAGACCAAGACCAAGAGTGG CATCTGGCACCGAACCCATGTACTGGTCCAGTTTCATGACGAGCAGCATGCAGCTTGCCAAAGAATGTCTCAGCCAGAAACTCACAGACGATATGGGAGAGAGCTTCCAGCCTTTTGAAGGATTAGAGAAGTTTGCAGAAACGATAGAGACAG TTCTGAGAAGAGttaaagtgacatttttggATACTGTTCTCAGAGTTGAACACATTCCAGAAAATTCAAAAACTGGAATCGCCCTTGAGATTCGAATCAAAAA GATTGTTTACTGCGATGAAACAGACGAGGAGAGTTCAAGTGTGAATGTGCATCAGCCAACCACATTTGCACATAAAAACTTGCAGATGGAGGGCATCACTGTATTTTGGGATGAGTTCTCAGATGTGTCCCGTGCTGGTTGTAAATCTTCACCCACTCCAACG GAAACTGAACCAAAGCTCTCCCCTAGCTGGAATCCCAAAATAATATGTGAGCCTCATCCCCAGTTTACAGAGCCTGTATCCTCTACAACACCCTTTGAACCTGTGCAGGTCGGGAGCCTCAGTGGTAAAATTGAGTTGTCTCTCACTCTAAAAAACAACTTGGCTATGCCTGGAGCAAAG CTGGATGTTGTTGGACATATTGATACACTTATTATTCTGTTGTCCCCACGGCAAGTTCATCTTCTTCTGGACTTGTGTGGAGCTTTCTCTGGTGGAG GTGCACAGGAATGGGCTAAGGATAGAAAGAGCCGACCCATACAGCAAGAGGATGAGTATCGGCTCCATATGGAACTGAACCGCTGTCTAAAAAAGGATACCACTGTGGCAGGAATGGACCCTGACCTCTTTGAGAGCCAGACAACCAGAACTGTGTCTAGTCGAG ATGATGTGTTCTTTTCCATGGCAGACATGGACATGTCTCACAGCTTGTCATCCCTTCCTCCTCTGGGTGAGCCACCTACTGTTGACTTGGATTTGTCACTCAATAGTAACTACTCTGCCTCACCAGGAGAATCTCCCTCTGGAAATGCAACA GCTCTGTGGGATGATTACATGGATGTACCACGACAAAGAGAGAAGCAGACTAAGGAAACTCCCATCCACTCGCGGGATTCACAACTCCCTCAAAAATTACTGAGACAGACTT CCCATCCATCCAAAACCCATGGTGATGAGTCAAGGCCAGAGCTGGTGTTAAAGTTAACACTGAGTAGCCTGGCTGTCTCAGTCCTCCATATCGACCCACTGCCACCACCAGATGCCGCTCCCAGTCCTCTTGGCCCCATGGCTTCGCACTTCTTCAGCATGCTGGGTCCCGGCCAGCTTGCCCCAGCTGCTTTCCTTCAGTCTCGGACAGTGTTTAACCAGGCTTGCCCCCATGACCATCTCAG GTTTCTGGGCCAGGGCCTGAAGATCAACTATGAGCACTGTCAGGGATCCAGCCTGCGAACTTTCAGTACTGACGTCTCCCTGAACCAGATGGAGTTTCTGGAGTGTCTGTTCCCCTCTGAGGCTGTCAGTGGTGGCTCCCAAAGAGGCATTCAGTACACTGAG CTCCTGACATTTGACACTACTGCCAGTGCCGATGCGTCGCTTACCACCTGCCTTCACCTGCTTTACAAACAAGCTGAGCGCAGAGGCCCTCAG GGCGGCCAGGTTCGCCTTAGCACCATTCCCAGGAAAGCTGAGATCCAGGTGGAGCTGGGCCCCGTGCACTCTGAGCTGGACATCAGCATCGTAGACCGTCTTAACTCATTGCTACAACCTCAGAAGCTGGCCACCACAGAGTTGATGGCCTCCCACATGTACACATCCTATAATAAACATGTCAGCTTG CATAAGGCCTTTGCAGAAGTTTTCCTTGATGACAGCCATACTCCCACCAACTGTCATGTATCGCTGACCGTCAATGCTCCTTTGCTGGGCCTTGCAATCCACTTCCCCATCCCTGACCTGCGCTCAGATCAGGAGAGGGGCCCTTGGTTCAAGAAGTCCCTGCAGAAGGAAGTACTCTACTTGGAGCTGGAAGACCTGGAAGTGAAGACAGAGTTCATGGGTGGCAGCTCTCCTGACCAAACCAAGATGGAGCTCACTTTCAGGGAGCTTATTG GGAAGTTTCAGGAGGATCCAGATCAACCAGCTGCCCGGTTCCTCAGAGTGTCCCACACCATGGATGGAGACATGACAACATCTGATAGTGTAAAATTTGATTGGCCCAG GGTTGTGCTGAAGATGAACCCCACTGCAGTCCACTCGATCCTTGAGCGGGTGACGGCTGAAGATGACGAAGGGGCTGAGGACCATTCCcttgaagaggaagaggaggaaggagctGCCCATTCACTGAAGGATGTGTGTGACTTTGGGAAACCAGAGCCGTCACCCTTTTCGTCACGAAGGGTTATGTATGAGAATGAAGAG ATGATTATCCCTGGTGATGTTGCTGAGATGACAGAGTTCCAGGAAAAAACCATGAACAACTCCCGCTTCATCCTTGAGTTGTGTTTCCCCAATGTGCAATTAGTACTCCCCAACAAGGCATTTTATGAAAAACTACACAACAG GATAAACAATGACCTGCTGCTGTGGGAGCCTACTGCTCCATCTCCAGTGGAGACCGTGGAAAGCATGCCATATGGAGTTGGACTCTCTGTCGCCAGTCAGTTGATCAACACCTACTCCAAGGACAGCTTCAGCCAGTTTCGGTCTACTGGTCCCGAGG AGGATACCAGTGGCTCAGAGGAGGAGACCATGCACTATTACTCTCCTGCATCGGACCTGGGCCTCAGGTCTCGCAAAAAGAAAAAGCCCAGAGCCCAGAGCAAGACCTCCCAGAGCCTGTTCTCTGTGATCATCAGTGTCAATCATGGCCTGGTGGCTCTTCAAACTAATGCTAAG AAGGAGGATAAAACTGTactgaaaaacaaacatggcGAGTTCTGGCTGGAGGTGAAAAATGCTGTGCTGTTCAGTGTGACGCAGTACGAAGGCTATAAAGACCAACACTACATCTGCTTCCACACCAGTAATATTTGCATGTATCATCAAg GACTTGTGGATGGAGGCACCTCTATCTCAGAGGTCAAGTTGCCATGCAGGACACATCCCCACTGGTTAGAGCCAACCATCTACCAATCCGAGACATCTCCTGAGAGATCCTCAACACCCTCGGAGGGTATTGGTCTGGAGGCCCGCAGCATGGTGTCTGTTGCCGTCAAAATCTCGTCACAGAATGCAGAACGCAATGTCAAG gaATTTCTGGTGGCTGTTGGAGTGAGAGGAGCCACACTCCAGCACAGAGTGGTCCCACCTGGCCTGGGCTGGTATGACCAG ATTGTTGACTTTCTGAATGTTTCCGATGAGCCTGTGTTGGGTTACGCCCCTCCTACATCTGTCACCACCCTTCATTTACATCTGTGGAGCTGCTCTCTAGACTACAg aCCCCTTTACCTGCCACTCAGATCACTATTGGTTGTAGAGACTTTCAGCATCTCCAGCAGTGTCTCTTTGGACCTCTCTTCGTCAACACTCAG GATCATTTTGGACGAAGCGGCTCTGTTCCTCTCAGACAAGAGTAACGCCGTCTCTGTCAATCTAGTGCGAG aCTATGTCCAAGTGGTAGACATGGGAACGCTGGAGCTGAGGATTACAGCTGTCAAACCTGGAGTGGATAGAAAGTTG TCAGAGCCCAGATTTGAGCTGCGCTGTTCCAGTGACGTTATTCACATCAGAACGTGTTCGGACTCCTGTGCCGCCCTCATGAACCTTATCCAGTATGTAGCCAGCTATGGAGACTTACTGCCCCCTGCAGAACCAGAGGCAAAGCACAGCAGCACTACACAAAGAACCAAG GCGGAGTTTCCTAGCCGGCCTACATCTCAGACCCTATTGCTCGCTGAGACCGAGCAGCAGATGTTGCAGGATCTGATGAGTGAAGCTATGGAGGAGACTGATGGGCAGCATGCACCAGGGCTGCAGCAGAATG GTGCACACGAGGTACGGAATCAAGACCATGACCCGCCTCGCTCAGACCTATTCTTGTTCCCGGATGAGAGTGGGGCTTTAAACCAAGATTCAAGCCCCACCTACCCCATGCTTCACTCTCCTCTCATCACTCCTGTCCCTAACCTGACCCAAGAGACGGACGACTTTTGTATCCTAGAGACACCAGGTTCCAGAGGAGAG GATCTTGATCAGGAGCCAGTGGTAAAGCAGCTTACCTCAGATCCTGTGGAAATCAGAGATGATTACTTTAGTCAGCCTCTATATGGGAGCGATTCTAGCCGTGGAGCCATGAACTTTCCCATCCCAGAAGTGCGCTACCTCATCAAGGAGATCTCCGTCATTTGGCACCTCTATGGTGGGAAAGACTTTGGGAGTGCCGCTTTCACAGCCTCTCCTGCTAGAAGCCGGGG GTCTACGCCCCATAGCTCCCCCTCTCAAACTCCAGTCAGACAGGCCAAGGCTTCAGGCCATGCAGGAGGTGGAAGAGGAAGGAACCCGGATGTCCTGATGGAGATACAGCTTAGCAAG GTGAGATTTCAGCATGAGGTGTACCCACATGCACAGGTGGCTTCTGGGCCAGCGACGGATCAGCCTGTATCCCGGCAGGTGTTTGTTGTGCAGGACTTGGAGATTCGAGACAGACTGGCTACCTCACAGATGAACAAGTTCCTCTACTTGTATTCTAGCAAGGAAATGCCCCGAAAAGCCCATTCTAACATG TTGACAGTTAAGGCCCTGCACATGTGTCCTGAGTCAGGCCAGGCTCCCCAGGAGTGCTGTTTGCGTGTTTCCCTGATGCCTCTTCGCCTCAATATTGATCAG gatgcACTGTTCTTCTTGAAGGACTTCTTTACCAGTCTTGCTACCGAAGTTGAGTTTTTTTCACCGCCTGCTCAAGAAG CTATATgtgtttccacaaaaaaagcGGCTGCCCCAGAGATCTCCTGCAGCTTCTCCAAGCACGCTGGCATCGGCCAGGACCCGGCCCCAATCATCTCAGTGCCTGCTCAGAGACGTTTGAGCCACAATGGTTTCTCCACATCTGGCAGGGAGGAAGTGAATGATAATGAAGCCTCTGctccttccttcacagaccaaCCGATCTTCTTTAG GGAGTTTCGATTTACCTCTGAGGTTCCCATTCGCTTGGATTACCATGGGAAACATGTTGCAATGGAGCAG GGAACATTTGCAGGGATCATTATCGGGTTGACACAGCTTAATTGTTCAGAGCTGAAACTGAGGCGCTTGTGCTATAGACAAGG ATTGTTAGGTGTGGATAAGTTGTTCTCCTATGCAATAAATGAGTGGCTAAATGACATAAAGAAGAACCAGCTTCCAGGACTACTGGGTGGTGTGGGACCTATTCACTCTCTGGTACAACTAG TTCAGGGATTCAGGGACTTGGTCTGGCTCCCGATTGAGCAGTACAGGAAAGACGGTCGTATAGTCCGTGGGTTTCAGCGCGGCACGGCCTCCTTTGGAACTTCTACTGCTATGGCTGCTCTGGAGCTCACCAACAGGATGGTGCGGACCATCCAG GCAGCAGCTGAGACGGCCTATGACATGGTTTCTCCAGTGCCTGATGAGAGAGACACGAAGAGAATAAAACGGTTCTCCCATTACGGACTGGCTCATCAGCCCGTTGACCTGAGAGAAGGTGTAGCCAAAGCCTATACTGTTGTAAAAGAG GGTATTACAGACACAGCCCTGACCATCTATGACACAGCCACCCGGGAGCATGAGCAGCGTGGGATGACGGGGGCAGTGGGTGGAGTTCTCCGCCAGCTGCCACCAGCAGTGGTCAAACCACTCATTATGGCCACTGAAGCCACCTCCAATGTCTTGGGTGGGATGAGGAATCAGATTCACCCTGATGCACGCCAGGAGGAGTCTCAGAAATGGAGGCAAGGCGAGGAGTAA